In Anthocerotibacter panamensis C109, the sequence GACTAGGATCTCCTCCCCCCCATAATGCCGGTGCCGCTGGAATCGGGTACCGGGCTCCCAACGCACCAAAGCGACACGCTCCGTACTGTGGGCGTGCAGGGGCAAAACGCTCAGTCCTTGCTGCACTCCGGGGTACCATTCGGCTCTATGGGTATCGATCACGACCCGTGCGTGGTCATCGGGCACAGACTGTCGGAGTTTGACAAAAAGGATGCAGCCTTCTTCGCTAAAAGGAGCATGGCGCGAACCTGGAGGGTTACGGACGTAAGTGCCCGCAGGATAAACGCCCTGCTCGTCCGCAAAGACGCCTTGGAGGACCAGAAATTCCTCGCCCCCCCCATGTTCATGGGCAGAGAATGCGCTCCCTGGAACGTACTGTACGATGCTGGTTGCCCGAGCCACCTCCCCCCCATCTCGGTCTAGGAGTTTGCGACGCACCCCCGGTTGCGGTGAATCTACCCAAGGAGCCGTCGCCGTGTCGATGACACAGCGGTCCAAAAAGTCTGCATTCATGGACTGGAGCAGCGTGTTGACCATAGGAAGGCACCGAAGAGGGTTTTTCCACCAAAAAATCATAGTCTAGGGCTAAGGCGTAGGCGGTGCTGTCTTCTGGGCCACCTGTTTTAATAAGGGTCTGAGTTCGTTGTAGGTCTTGGCTCCACTGGCCTGATAGAGGACCTTGCCGGTGCGGTCGATGAGCACAGTGTAGGGAACTTGACCCTTGAAGTAGCGCTGGGCCTCAGTCTTAGGCAGTTCGGGCAAACCATCGACATTGAGCGCAATGAAATTGACCTCCCGCTCAAATTCGACCTGCAAGCGGCTGACCGCTGGGGCATAGGCTTTGCAGTCCTTGGAGTCATTCACATAAAAAAGTAACATCACCGGCTGCCCCCGCTCCAGAGATTGCTCTAGCGTCGTGCGCGGTGAGGCAATATAGCCATTCCCGCCATAGATAACAAAAATATCGCCCTCGTAGGAATTGTCCTTGAGCCCAGCCTGTACTGGAATCCCCAAACTCGCTCCCAGGAGCAACAGCCCTAACCACCAACGGCCACCCATGCTTATACCTGTACGCCTCTCTCACGCTAGCGCAAAACTAGCCGTGGGCGTAGGAACTGCTGGGGCTAATCCTCCAGAAAGGTAGCCTTGCCTGCACAACCAGACCGGTCAGCGGGCAACTTAAGAACAATCCTCCTGACGTTCCTGCCCATGCTGGACATCACAACTTGTGCCCATCGCCCCTATTTCCAGGCCAACAGTCCCATCCCCCAAAAGTTGTTCCTCCTGGTCCGCGCCCGCTCCACAGGAGCAGCTACCGGCTCGCGCCCCCCTACAGCCATCGTTCTACTTATGGACACCTCCGGCTCTATGCGCGAATTGGTCACCGCGCCCGACCAGAGCACCGGGCGGATGGTCGAGGTGGATGGTCGGATCTACGAGGAAGCCATGGGAGGGAAAACCAAACAAGATTTACTCCTTGAGGCCCTCCATGGGGTCGTGGATCTTCCCGGTCTGACCGAACACGACCAGATCGCACTCATCCGCTTCGACGATAAGGCGAGTGTAGTCGCGCCCATGGGGGCTGCTACCCCCCGCCTCCACAACCAGATCAACGCCCTGCGCCATTTCTCCGGCGGAACGATGTTGGGTCAGGGGCTCAAACTCGCGCTACAGGAACTCGCCCGCGTCACCACCCCCTGCAACCGCCGGGTAGTCCTACTTACCGATGGTCAAACTCAAGATGAAGCCACCTGTCAGACGCTAGCTAGCCAATTCGCCGCGCAGAAGATCAGTATCACCACCGTCGGTGTGGGCAGCGAATACAACGAAGACCTCCTTGCAGATCTCGCTGAACAGACCCAGGGCCAGCCCGTCCATGTGGTCCTCCATCAAGCCCAACCCCCCAGCATCCCGGTCACAGAACTGCCCCAGTGGTTTGCCCGCCAATGGCAGTCCATCAGCCAGGAAGTCGTCACCAACCTCACGCTGACGGTGCGGACCGTGAAGGATGTGACCGTAGACCGCATCACCCGCGTTTACCCCTTTCAGGCCGAAGTAGACCTCAAAGAGTCCCCCTACCCGCTAGGCAACATAGAAGCCCAAGAGCCCGCCCTCTTTGTCCTCGAACTCACCCTCCCCCCGCGCCCTGTCACCCGAGTACGCCTCGCCCAACTCCAGTTCACCTACGCAGTACCCGGTCTCGCTTACCAGGGTGAAAACCCCACCGAACAGGTCATTGTCGAATTCAGCGAGGACTCCCGCTTGACCGGACAACTCGACTCCGAAGTGATGGGCTATGTCCAGCAGCGCAACCTTGATGCTCTCGTGCGTCAAGCTACAAAACAGGCCCGCCACGACCCGCAAAAGGCCGCTCAAACGCTCTTGGTCGCCCGCCAGATGACCCAACGCCTCGGCAACAAAGCGATGACTCTCGCCCTCGACCGCGCTGCCCACGAACTCAACCAGACCGGCACGCTCTCCTCCAATACCGCCAAAACCGTGCGCATCGGCGTCAAGACCCAAACCATCAAACTCGCCCAGACCACCCTCCCCGACGACACTGAGATCCGCCGTCTAACCGGAGCCTAGCAGACCCACTCCGCGCAACCTGTAGCTTGCCTAAAACAGGGTGGCGGGGTTCAGGGCGAACATCGTTAAGAAAAGTATCGTATCCTGAGATATAGAGGGCTCTAAAGTTTTCTTATGCGCTGCACGATTGTCCGGCGGGAACGCTTCACCGCTACCCACCGCTACTGGCTTGAGGAGTGCTCCCCCGAGGAGAATCTAGTCCGCTTCGGGCCTACTACCCGCGTCCACGGTCATGACTACACGCTTTTTGTGACGATGGCCGGGGCTGTGGACGGCTACGGCATGGTGCTCAATCTTTCGGACGTCAAGCACCACATCCGCCGCCTTGTCACCAAGCCTCTGGACTATCAACTGCTCAATGAAGTTTGGCCGGAATTTCAGCGCACCCTGCCTACTACTGAGTGGATGGCGATAGCCATGTTTAACCGGCTTGCACCACACCTGCCGGTGAGCCAGGTCCGGCTCTACGAGCACGACGCCCTCTGGGCCGAATATTCAGGAGAAGCCATGAACGCCTATCTGACCATCTCCACTCATTTTGCTGCTGCCCATCGGCTGGCCCTCGATACCCTGAGTCTGGACGAGAACACTGAAATTTACGGCCTCTGCGCCCGAGTGAATGGTCACGGCCACAACTACGGTCTAGAGGTCACCGTCACGGGTGAAGTGGACCCCCGTACAGGCATGTTAGTAGACCTCGTAGCACTCCAGCAGGCGATTGACACCCACGTCATCCAACCCTTCGACCACACCTTTTTAAATAAAGACCTCCCCTACTTCGCTCAGGTCGTCCCTACAGCAGAGAATATTGCGCTGTATATTGCCCAATTGCTCAAAGAACCTATTCAGGTACTTGGTGCCCATCTCCACAAAATCAAACTCATTGAAAGCCCCAACAATGCCGCTGAAGTAATAGTTCCGTGAGCCCAGGTATTTTTGTGGCTGAAAATCCTTCTGTAGACAACGATCCCCAGTATTCCTAGGACAGACTGGCGAAACTTATTTTAGGCCACATGCAAACAGTACAGATATCTAAAGCCTAAAATCGATAGAGATTCTACACCATAGCAACCAATTGAAACTATGCCTGAGACAGAGTTTAACCGTAAAGTAAGGTGCTAATAATTTAAGAGCTTAGGGAGTAGTGAACCAAGGAAGTCAGCCATGCGCATTATCCTTATCGAAGATCATGACCTCACCCGTGCTGGCATGAAGCTCACCCTCCAAAAAGAAGGATTTGACGTGGTGGCGGAGGCCGCTAACGGGAGACAGGGTCTTGCTGCGGTGGAACGATATCAGCCCGATGTTGCCATTGTTGATATTGGGTTACCCGATATCGACGGAGTGGATGTGACCCGCGAGATCAAGTCGAAGTACCCCGATACCCGAGTGGTCATCCTGACCCTCCAGGACATGGAGGAGACCGTGATGGCTGCCTTTGCCGCTGGAGCGGATTCTTACTGTATGAAGGACATTGCCAAGGAGAACCTGACTCGGGCATTACAGGCGACTGCCGATGGCGTTTCCTGGCTCGATCCCTCCATTGCAGGCAAAGTGCTCAAGCAACTCAAGGCCACTACCCCTGCTAGCCGCGATACCGTCACCATCCACGCCGAGGCTGGGGACTACACTGAAATGCTCGAAGCCTACCCCCTGACCAAGCGCGAGATGGAAGTCTTGGAACTGATTGTTCAAGGCTGTAGTAACCAGGAGATTGCTGAGAAACTCTATGTCACCGTCGGTACGGTTAAGACCCATGTGCGCAATATCTTGAGCAAACTCTGTGTCGATGACCGGGCACAAGCAGCCGTCCGTGCCCTACGAACCGGCTTAGTTGCCTGAAGTCGAGCCCAGACTTAAAGAATTTAACCTCGGCGAGCGACCACCGTCAGGTTGAGGGGGAGCGTGCCGGGGTTGGTGAGTTCCAAAACCACTACACTCCCAGAGACTGTGACAGGGAAGCTCTGGAGTGTCTGGGTGTCGCTCCCCTCGACCGTCGTGATGGAATCGGTCAAAGGCGTTGGATGGTAGGTAGCAGCGGAGGATGGCGCGTTCCGGGGCTCCCTGGGCGGGGCAGTTGCTTCCGGGGCAAGGGCATAGGCTTTGGCCTGAAACGCTCCCTGGCGCGGTGTGATCTTAAAGCGGAAGCCCGCATTCGACTGAGGGACAAAGTATAGACGTTCTGTGGTTCCGGGGGCGAGTTCGAGGATAGCCTGAGTATCGAGATCCAAGCGCGGACCTAGCTCCTGGAGCCGTAGCGGGGGCGGTGGGGGCGGCTCAGGGGCCGGTGGTGGTACTGATTCAGTCGTAGGCTCAGGGGCCGGTGGTGCGGTAACCGGCCTAGCACAAGCGGTCAGGGTACACAGTAGCAAAACAGTCCATCGTCTGAAGCGCAGGGTCACAGCAAGCAGCCAGAGCAAGGAGCCTTTTCCAGCATAAGACTTCTAGCTCCCCGCTCACATCCAGAAGTGACCCCTGCGCGTATATCCCTCAGAATCTTCCATGGTCCCTTGCGATGCTCCTCGAACAACTCCTCACGCCCCATGAATATCGGACCGTCGAAAAAGTTGCCCGCGGTCAAGGCAACACCACCCAACTACCCCTAGTGGCTTGGGCCATGGGATTTATCAGCCTCCCGCAGCTCGACCAGATCTTGACGGGCTATGAAGTACACATGGCCTACTGATGTATTCTGCACAGTTTTTGTAGTTACTGAATTGAAGACTAGCAATTAGCTAAAGACTTTCATGGCTCTAAATTTCTAGCTCCTTTCTGCTACGTTTCTTTAAAAATACTTGGCTCAGCGTACTTCATAGAGAACGGGTAAAAGTCACAAGAAGGGGTGGCACAGGCTTTGTAGACAGGACCACCCCAGACCAGTTTTAGCTCTTGACGTGTTGGTGAGCAATGGTGCTGACCGGGACATGGTAGCCTTCCCGGTCGCAGAGGTGGCAGGTGCTGACGATCTTCTGGACATAAGACCAGCGGAAGCGTGCCTCATGGATGAAATCAGGCCACCGAGTCTTGAGGGCAGCCTGCGCCTTGGGCAGGTTGTAGTAGGGGATCGCCGTGGTCAGATGGTGCGGTACATGGATGCCGATGTTATAGGCTACCAGTTCAACCCACCAGGGATAAGAGCAATCCACCGTTCCAAAGAGCTGCGCTTTGACCGGAGTCCAGTCCTCAGGATGGTAGTAGGGCACGTCGGGATGATTGTGGTGAATCATCGTGAAGGTACTCAGCCAGAAATGAAACACCAGCCAGGGCATCAGCCAGTAGTTCACCAGCCCCCAAAAGCCCGTGTAGTAAACCAAAGCAGGGAAGAAAATAGCCCCGAAACCCAACACCATCGCTATCGAAAAACGCGCTTCCGACCACTCCTGCGGACGGAACTTGGCCTTGTCGTAGTGGTAGAGGAACAGGTGGATTTCCGAGGCGAACCACCAGGCGTAGCTGTGGGCATTACGGTACCAGAAGCGGTCAAAGACGCTCATTGCCAGATATTTTTCTGGGGTGATGGTACGCCAACTGTTGTCCTTCTCTTGATGATTAGTCCAGGTGTGATGACGGTTGTGCATGATCCGCCAACTATGAAAAGGATAGAGCGTGGGCAGGAGCAGCGTGTGCCCAATGCAATCGTTGAGCCCGTTAAAGGGCGAGAAAGAACGATGCCCGCAGTCGTGCGCGAGTACAAAATTCCCCCACAGGACCGTCCCCACCCAGACCCAAAACAGGGGAGCGAGCCAGACAGGGGCGTAGGTCCACAGCGTATAGGAAGTAGCCAGGATGCCTAGATGGAGCAAAACGGCCAGCATGCCACGCAGGGTATTTTTTTCAAAACATTCTCGGGGGATCGTGGACAGAATCTCTTGGTAGCTTATTTTTTCAAGACGCTGCAACAGCTCACGGTTGCGGGAGCGGATATCCGCCCCTGTTAGTAGATTAACCACGAAACGCTCACTCCTCAATGCCTGCCTTCGGGTAGCTGAGAAGGCATGTAAACAAACGTAACATTCTCCGGGCCTGCCTGATCCCCTAATCCCGTACCGCTATGGCTTCCGGTCACGGGGGATATATTGGGGCTCCTTGATTTCGAGGGGGCCATCAACTGGATTTCTGAGTGCTACACTCTGGAGTCATCACCACTAAAATAAACAAGCATCAACCAGGCGGCGTGAGACCTATGACTCAGGATGACAAAACCATCGTTCGCGAGTATTTCAATACCACCGGATTTGAGCGCTGGCAGCGTATCTACGGCGAGGACGACGGAGTTAACCGGGTCCAAAGGGCCATCCGGCGGGGACATCAGCGGACAGTCAAAGCCATTCTGGAGCGGCTAGGAGCCGTTGAGGGCACTAAAGTCTGTGATGCCGGGTGCGGCGTAGGAAGCTTGAGCATCCCTCTGGCGCAACGGGGAGCCTGCGTCCTCGCAAGTGATATCTCCGAACAAATGGTCACCGAAGCCCGACGGCGCTGGCAAGCAACCGGCCTGGAGGGAGACTTGGAATTTGCAGTCCAGGAACTAGAAGCGTTGCGTGGACGCTTCGATACGGTAATCTGCGTCGATGTGCTGATCCACTATCCCTTGCCCCAGGCTATCGCCATGCTCGAACACCTGAGTCGTCTGGCCCAAAACCGCCTCCTCTTCACCTTTGCTCCCAAGACCGTGCTCTTGAGCCTACTCAAACAGGTGGGCGGGTTCTTTCCGGGGGCAAGCAAGGCGACGCGTGCCTATCAGCATTCCGAGGAGGAACTGCGCCGGGTCCTCGAACAGATGGGCTGGCGGATCAGCGGACGGGTCGCCATCGACGAACAATTTTATTTTGCCCGTCTCCTCGACTGCACCCGAGGGTAGCTGTCATAACCACCGCTAGGAATAAGGAATCTATGTCCACGCTGCACTCCCATCGTTTTTTTGTCTGGGGCTCATGGCTTGTGGGGCTCGTTGGGCTTTTGGGCTTTTACCCGAGCCCTGCTCATGCCCAAACCGGGGCCGAGGGGTTTAAGGTGACCCACACGCTCAAAGTGGGACGCGCGCCCCACGGCATCCGCTTCAGCCCGGACGGTTTACGGGCCTATGTCGCCTTGAGCGGGGATGACAAGATCGCGGTCCTGGACCTCAAAACCCTGAAGGTGACCCAAAAACTGCCAGCCGGAAAAACGCCCCTCGACCTAGTTCCCCTAGACGAAGCGGATACCTGGGCTATCACACAGTTCAGGGGCGACACCGTGGTGGGCAGGCGCTACCAGGGTAAAGATGCCACGCTTGGACCCTGGTCGGTGGGGAAGGGTCCATCCCTGTTTTCCCCGCAGGTGGTGAAGGGACGGGCTTATCTGGTGAGCGAGTTTGCAGATCAGTTTAGCGTTCTGGATACCCGCACGGGCGCGGTTGTTGCCCGTTTTCCCACCGGCAAGCGCCCCTATCCGGCAGACGTGACCCCGGACGGCGTGCTCGCCTTTGTCCCCAATCGTGCAGACGGCACTGTGACCGTCCTCGACCTGCTCAATCAAAAAGTCGCCGCCACCCCCAAAGTCTGCGCCGGACCGAGGGGCGGGGGGCTCACCCCGGACGGCATTTCCTATGTCGTCGCCTGTAGTGATAGTGGGGAGTTGGTCTACCTCAACACGGCGTCCTATGAAGTAGTTGCCCGAGTCCGTGCAGGAGTCGGCCCCAAACCCTTCTCGGTGGCGATGACCCCGGACGGACGCTATGGGCTGGTAAACAATACTGGGGGGAAGACGCTCTCGATTTTGGATGTCGCCGCCCGCAAAATAGTAGGCGCTATCGCTGTGGGAGCACAACCCATCGTCGTGCGGATGCACCCGGACGGGAAGCGAGCCTTGGTCTCCTGTGAAGGGAGCGGCACCGTCCATATCCTCACGCTGCCCCCACCGCCGCCGCCTATCACCCCCGCCCGCAAAAACGAAGTCATCGTCCTCGGCACCATCCACAGCAACCATCTGACGAGCACACGCTACAGCCTGGAGGTATTGCGCAAGCTAATCCAGCAAATCCGGCCCGACTATGTGCTCGCCGAGATCCCTCCCAACCGTTTTGAGCGCGCCTTGATGGACTTCCAGACCAAGGGCACCATCGAAGAGCCCCGCGTCAAAATTTTCCCGGAATATGTGGATGTCCTCTTTCCACTCACCAAGACCCTCTCCTTTACCATCGTGCCGACTGCGGGTTGGAACGAAGCCATGAATACTTTTCGTAATACAGCGCTAGAACGACTGAGCAAAGACCCCGCCCGCCGTGAAGATTGGGCGGCCTATCTAGCTGGCAATCAAAAGAGCGCTGCCGCTCTTGCCGCCCGTCAGGGCGACGACGACCCTTATTTCATCCACACCGACCAATTCGACGCCCTCACAGAAATTGGCCTCGAACCCTACAACCGGCTCTTTAACAACGACCTGGGGACCGGCGGCTGGGATACCATCAACCGCGCCCACTACGGCAACATCGCCCGGACCCTGGACGCCCATCAAGGAGAGGGGAAGCGCTTCCTCATCACCTATGGTTCCGCGCACAAGGGCTGGTTTTTACGGGAATTGCGCCAACGCCAGGATATCACCCTGTTGGAGGTCGCACCGTTTCTTGACCAGATTACCCAGAAGGCTGGTTAGGCGACGCCTAAGGGCTCGGGGGCGTCGGTGCAGGCGTCTGGTTATTTTCGGGACGGACTAGGGCGGGTGTGATTTTTAGGACATTGCGGGAGCGAAACTTAGCCACTTCGTCATCGAGCGTCTCTTGGGATTCTTTGTTGAACTGCTTGGGCGTAGTGGGGTTAGCCAGATTGCTGCGGTGTACCAGACTAAAGACATCCAGCCCGTTGCCCCCGGTGCCGAAGGGATTATCCTGGCTACCGGAAGTGCTGCCGCCCGACAAGTCGCGGCTGTTTGCCGGGGCCAACTGTGCCCAAACAGGAGTGCTGGTGAGTAAAACTGAGCCGAGTAAAAGCGCAGCCAGGGTTTTCATATGCCGTTCTTCCATTCCTGTCTTTATAATAAGTGCACCATGGAAAATGTCTACAGCATCGCCCTGCTTGGGGCTACTGGGGCCGTGGGCTCCGAACTGCTCCAGCTCCTACAGGACCGACACTTCCCGCTCAAGTCACTCAAGCTGCTCGCCTCAGAGCGCTCCGTAGGCAAAGTCACGGCCTTTGGCCCCGTCGAGGCGATTACCCCTGAGCAATTTGTGGGGATGGACTTTGTATTTGGCTGTACGGGTAAAGACCAAGCCGAACAGTGGCGTGCAGCTATTGTGGCGTCAGGAGCAACATTCATCGACAATTCCAACGCTTTTCGCATGGCGGCGGACGTGCCTTTGGTGGTCCCGGAGGTAAATCCAGGCGACCTCACCGGACATCAGGGGGTCATCGCCAACCCAAACTGTTCCACGATCCTGCTGGTCCTTGCCCTTTGGCCCCTACATCAGGTGCGCCCTATCCGCCGAGTGGTCGTCTCGACCTATCAGGCGGCGAGTGGAGCAGGCTTACCCGCCATGGAAGAACTCAAACGACAGACGCGCGCAGTCCTCGACGGCGAACCCGCTATCTCGGAAATCTTCCCCTATCCCCTTGCCTTCAACCTCTTTGCGCACAACTCGCCGATAGGTGCGGATGCCTACTGCGAAGAGGAGCTGAAGATGGTCTACGAGACGCGCAAGCTATTTCACAGCCCGCAGTTGGC encodes:
- a CDS encoding cupin domain-containing protein; this translates as MVNTLLQSMNADFLDRCVIDTATAPWVDSPQPGVRRKLLDRDGGEVARATSIVQYVPGSAFSAHEHGGGEEFLVLQGVFADEQGVYPAGTYVRNPPGSRHAPFSEEGCILFVKLRQSVPDDHARVVIDTHRAEWYPGVQQGLSVLPLHAHSTERVALVRWEPGTRFQRHRHYGGEEILVLSGTLADEEGVYPQGTWLRNPPGSVHQPFTEMGCTIYVKVGHLGTHP
- a CDS encoding thylakoid membrane photosystem I accumulation factor: MGGRWWLGLLLLGASLGIPVQAGLKDNSYEGDIFVIYGGNGYIASPRTTLEQSLERGQPVMLLFYVNDSKDCKAYAPAVSRLQVEFEREVNFIALNVDGLPELPKTEAQRYFKGQVPYTVLIDRTGKVLYQASGAKTYNELRPLLKQVAQKTAPPTP
- a CDS encoding vWA domain-containing protein — its product is MLDITTCAHRPYFQANSPIPQKLFLLVRARSTGAATGSRPPTAIVLLMDTSGSMRELVTAPDQSTGRMVEVDGRIYEEAMGGKTKQDLLLEALHGVVDLPGLTEHDQIALIRFDDKASVVAPMGAATPRLHNQINALRHFSGGTMLGQGLKLALQELARVTTPCNRRVVLLTDGQTQDEATCQTLASQFAAQKISITTVGVGSEYNEDLLADLAEQTQGQPVHVVLHQAQPPSIPVTELPQWFARQWQSISQEVVTNLTLTVRTVKDVTVDRITRVYPFQAEVDLKESPYPLGNIEAQEPALFVLELTLPPRPVTRVRLAQLQFTYAVPGLAYQGENPTEQVIVEFSEDSRLTGQLDSEVMGYVQQRNLDALVRQATKQARHDPQKAAQTLLVARQMTQRLGNKAMTLALDRAAHELNQTGTLSSNTAKTVRIGVKTQTIKLAQTTLPDDTEIRRLTGA
- a CDS encoding 6-carboxytetrahydropterin synthase: MRCTIVRRERFTATHRYWLEECSPEENLVRFGPTTRVHGHDYTLFVTMAGAVDGYGMVLNLSDVKHHIRRLVTKPLDYQLLNEVWPEFQRTLPTTEWMAIAMFNRLAPHLPVSQVRLYEHDALWAEYSGEAMNAYLTISTHFAAAHRLALDTLSLDENTEIYGLCARVNGHGHNYGLEVTVTGEVDPRTGMLVDLVALQQAIDTHVIQPFDHTFLNKDLPYFAQVVPTAENIALYIAQLLKEPIQVLGAHLHKIKLIESPNNAAEVIVP
- a CDS encoding response regulator, whose amino-acid sequence is MRIILIEDHDLTRAGMKLTLQKEGFDVVAEAANGRQGLAAVERYQPDVAIVDIGLPDIDGVDVTREIKSKYPDTRVVILTLQDMEETVMAAFAAGADSYCMKDIAKENLTRALQATADGVSWLDPSIAGKVLKQLKATTPASRDTVTIHAEAGDYTEMLEAYPLTKREMEVLELIVQGCSNQEIAEKLYVTVGTVKTHVRNILSKLCVDDRAQAAVRALRTGLVA
- a CDS encoding DUF2949 domain-containing protein encodes the protein MLLEQLLTPHEYRTVEKVARGQGNTTQLPLVAWAMGFISLPQLDQILTGYEVHMAY
- a CDS encoding fatty acid desaturase; the protein is MVNLLTGADIRSRNRELLQRLEKISYQEILSTIPRECFEKNTLRGMLAVLLHLGILATSYTLWTYAPVWLAPLFWVWVGTVLWGNFVLAHDCGHRSFSPFNGLNDCIGHTLLLPTLYPFHSWRIMHNRHHTWTNHQEKDNSWRTITPEKYLAMSVFDRFWYRNAHSYAWWFASEIHLFLYHYDKAKFRPQEWSEARFSIAMVLGFGAIFFPALVYYTGFWGLVNYWLMPWLVFHFWLSTFTMIHHNHPDVPYYHPEDWTPVKAQLFGTVDCSYPWWVELVAYNIGIHVPHHLTTAIPYYNLPKAQAALKTRWPDFIHEARFRWSYVQKIVSTCHLCDREGYHVPVSTIAHQHVKS
- the bchM gene encoding magnesium protoporphyrin IX methyltransferase, with translation MTQDDKTIVREYFNTTGFERWQRIYGEDDGVNRVQRAIRRGHQRTVKAILERLGAVEGTKVCDAGCGVGSLSIPLAQRGACVLASDISEQMVTEARRRWQATGLEGDLEFAVQELEALRGRFDTVICVDVLIHYPLPQAIAMLEHLSRLAQNRLLFTFAPKTVLLSLLKQVGGFFPGASKATRAYQHSEEELRRVLEQMGWRISGRVAIDEQFYFARLLDCTRG
- a CDS encoding beta-propeller fold lactonase family protein — protein: MSTLHSHRFFVWGSWLVGLVGLLGFYPSPAHAQTGAEGFKVTHTLKVGRAPHGIRFSPDGLRAYVALSGDDKIAVLDLKTLKVTQKLPAGKTPLDLVPLDEADTWAITQFRGDTVVGRRYQGKDATLGPWSVGKGPSLFSPQVVKGRAYLVSEFADQFSVLDTRTGAVVARFPTGKRPYPADVTPDGVLAFVPNRADGTVTVLDLLNQKVAATPKVCAGPRGGGLTPDGISYVVACSDSGELVYLNTASYEVVARVRAGVGPKPFSVAMTPDGRYGLVNNTGGKTLSILDVAARKIVGAIAVGAQPIVVRMHPDGKRALVSCEGSGTVHILTLPPPPPPITPARKNEVIVLGTIHSNHLTSTRYSLEVLRKLIQQIRPDYVLAEIPPNRFERALMDFQTKGTIEEPRVKIFPEYVDVLFPLTKTLSFTIVPTAGWNEAMNTFRNTALERLSKDPARREDWAAYLAGNQKSAAALAARQGDDDPYFIHTDQFDALTEIGLEPYNRLFNNDLGTGGWDTINRAHYGNIARTLDAHQGEGKRFLITYGSAHKGWFLRELRQRQDITLLEVAPFLDQITQKAG
- a CDS encoding aspartate-semialdehyde dehydrogenase, whose translation is MENVYSIALLGATGAVGSELLQLLQDRHFPLKSLKLLASERSVGKVTAFGPVEAITPEQFVGMDFVFGCTGKDQAEQWRAAIVASGATFIDNSNAFRMAADVPLVVPEVNPGDLTGHQGVIANPNCSTILLVLALWPLHQVRPIRRVVVSTYQAASGAGLPAMEELKRQTRAVLDGEPAISEIFPYPLAFNLFAHNSPIGADAYCEEELKMVYETRKLFHSPQLAVTATCVRVPVLRAHSEAVNIEFYEPFPVAEARAILAQAPGVKLVEDWERNYFPMPLEASERDEVLVGRIRQDRSCPNALELWLSGDQIRKGAALNALQIAEALVARG